One genomic window of Aliiroseovarius sp. M344 includes the following:
- the rpoB gene encoding DNA-directed RNA polymerase subunit beta: protein MAQSYLGQKRLRKYYGKIREVLEMPNLIEVQKSSYDLFLNSGDQLEPMDGEGINAVFQSVFPIKDFNETAILEFVKYELEEPKFDVEECQQRDLTYSAPLKVTLRLIVFDIDEDTGAKSVKDIKEQDVFMGDMPLMTPNGTFVVNGTERVIVSQMHRSPGVFFDHDKGKTHSSGKLLFACRIIPYRGSWLDFEFDAKDIVFARIDRRRKLPVTTLLYALGLDQESIMDAYYDTVQYKLKKNKGWVTKFFPERVAGTRPTRDLVNAKTGEVIAEAGKKITPRAVKKLMEDGKTIELLVPFDAIIGRYVAKDIINEDTGAIYVEAGDELTLEHDKDGELIGGSLKELMDAGITDIPVLDIDNVNVGPYIRNTMAADKNMGRDTALMDIYRVMRPGEPPTVEAASALFDTLFFDSERYDLSAVGRVKMNMRLDLDAEDTQRTLRREDIVACIKALVLLRDGKGDIDDIDHLGNRRVRSVGELMENQYRVGLLRMERAIKERMSSVEIDTVMPQDLINAKPAAAAVREFFGSSQLSQFMDQTNPLSEVTHKRRLSALGPGGLTRERAGFEVRDVHPTHYGRMCPIETPEGPNIGLINSLATFARVNKYGFIETPYRKVVDGKVTDEVNYMSATEEMRHTVAQANAHLDENGRFENDLVNTRKSGEYTMAQRESVDLIDVSPKQLVSVAASLIPFLENDDANRALMGSNMQRQAVPLLRAEAPFVGTGIEGKVAIDSGAAIQAKRGGVIDQVDATRIVVRATEDLGLGDAGVDIYRLRKFQRSNQNTCINQRPLVKVGQQVSKDEVIADGPSTDMGELALGKNVVVAFMPWNGYNYEDSILISERIARDDVFTSVHIEEFEVAARDTKLGPEEITRDIPNVGEEALRNLDEAGIVYIGADVEPGDILVGKITPKGESPMTPEEKLLRAIFGEKASDVRDTSLRVKPGDFGTVVEVRVFNRHGVEKDERALQIEREEVESLARDRDDELHILERNIYARLRSMIEGKVAVKGPKGVKAGSKINDELLESLSRGQWWQLALEDEDDAKIVEALNDQFEAQKRALDARFEDKVEKVRRGDDLPPGVMKMVKVFVAVKRKLQPGDKMAGRHGNKGVISKVVPMEDMPFLADGTPVDFCLNPLGVPSRMNVGQILETHMGWAARGLGLNIDDALGEYRRSGDLTPVREAMRIAYGDDVYEEGIAGMDEDTLVDAAGNVTRGVPIATPVFDGAKEADVNDALTRAGFDTSGQSVLFDGRTGEQFSRKVTVGVKYLLKLHHLVDDKIHARSTGPYSLVTQQPLGGKAQFGGQRFGEMEVWALEAYGAAYTLQEMLTVKSDDVAGRTKVYESIVKGEDNFEAGVPESFNVLVKEVRGLGLNMELLDAEGEE from the coding sequence ATGGCGCAGTCCTATCTTGGCCAGAAACGCTTGCGTAAGTACTACGGTAAAATCCGTGAAGTGCTTGAGATGCCGAACCTGATTGAGGTTCAAAAAAGTTCATATGATCTTTTCCTGAACTCGGGCGATCAGCTCGAGCCGATGGATGGCGAAGGCATCAATGCGGTTTTCCAATCGGTTTTCCCGATCAAGGATTTCAATGAAACAGCAATTCTGGAGTTCGTAAAATACGAACTGGAAGAGCCGAAATTTGATGTCGAAGAGTGTCAGCAGCGCGATCTGACATATTCAGCACCGCTGAAAGTGACGCTTCGCCTGATCGTATTTGATATTGATGAAGATACTGGCGCGAAGTCGGTCAAAGATATCAAAGAACAAGACGTGTTCATGGGCGACATGCCCCTGATGACGCCGAACGGCACCTTTGTCGTGAACGGCACCGAGCGTGTGATCGTGTCCCAGATGCACCGGTCGCCCGGTGTGTTCTTTGATCATGATAAGGGCAAGACGCACTCGTCAGGCAAACTTTTGTTCGCCTGCCGCATCATTCCATATCGTGGCTCGTGGCTGGACTTTGAATTTGACGCCAAAGACATCGTCTTTGCGCGCATCGACCGTCGCCGCAAACTACCTGTGACCACGCTATTGTATGCGCTTGGTCTGGATCAGGAAAGCATCATGGATGCTTACTATGATACGGTTCAGTACAAACTGAAGAAGAACAAGGGTTGGGTTACCAAGTTCTTCCCCGAGCGTGTTGCGGGTACACGCCCGACGCGTGATCTGGTGAACGCCAAGACTGGTGAAGTTATTGCCGAAGCCGGCAAGAAGATCACACCGCGCGCCGTTAAGAAGCTGATGGAAGATGGTAAAACCATCGAGCTGCTGGTGCCGTTTGATGCGATCATTGGCCGCTATGTTGCCAAAGACATCATCAACGAAGACACCGGTGCAATCTATGTTGAAGCTGGCGATGAGCTGACGCTGGAGCATGACAAAGACGGCGAACTGATCGGCGGTTCGCTGAAAGAACTGATGGATGCGGGCATCACCGATATTCCGGTTCTCGATATCGACAACGTCAATGTTGGCCCCTACATCCGCAACACGATGGCGGCAGACAAAAACATGGGCCGCGACACCGCTCTCATGGACATCTACCGCGTCATGCGTCCGGGCGAGCCGCCCACCGTCGAAGCAGCGTCGGCCCTGTTCGACACGCTGTTCTTCGATTCAGAGCGCTATGACCTGTCCGCTGTAGGTCGTGTGAAAATGAACATGCGTCTGGATCTGGACGCCGAGGACACCCAGCGCACGTTGCGTCGCGAGGACATTGTCGCTTGTATCAAAGCGCTGGTTTTGTTGCGGGACGGCAAGGGCGACATCGACGACATTGACCATCTGGGCAATCGTCGTGTGCGTTCGGTTGGCGAACTGATGGAAAACCAGTACCGTGTTGGCCTTCTGCGAATGGAGCGCGCGATCAAGGAGCGTATGTCGTCGGTCGAGATCGACACCGTGATGCCGCAAGACCTGATCAACGCCAAGCCGGCTGCGGCGGCTGTCCGTGAATTCTTCGGCTCTTCACAGCTGTCGCAGTTCATGGACCAAACAAACCCGTTGTCGGAAGTCACCCACAAACGCCGCCTTTCGGCGCTTGGGCCGGGTGGTCTGACCCGTGAACGTGCTGGTTTTGAGGTGCGCGACGTGCATCCGACCCACTATGGTCGCATGTGTCCGATTGAAACGCCGGAAGGACCGAACATCGGTCTGATCAACTCGCTGGCCACTTTTGCCCGCGTCAATAAATACGGCTTCATCGAAACGCCCTATCGTAAAGTTGTGGATGGCAAGGTCACGGACGAAGTGAACTACATGTCCGCGACGGAAGAAATGCGCCACACGGTGGCTCAGGCCAACGCACATCTGGACGAAAACGGTCGGTTCGAGAACGATCTGGTGAACACTCGTAAGTCGGGCGAATACACGATGGCGCAGCGCGAAAGCGTTGACCTGATCGACGTGTCGCCCAAGCAGCTGGTCTCGGTTGCTGCGTCGCTGATCCCGTTCCTTGAAAACGACGATGCTAACCGTGCCTTGATGGGCTCGAACATGCAACGTCAGGCGGTTCCGCTTCTGCGCGCCGAGGCGCCTTTTGTCGGCACCGGTATCGAAGGCAAGGTTGCCATCGACTCTGGCGCGGCCATTCAGGCCAAGCGTGGCGGCGTCATCGACCAGGTTGACGCGACACGTATCGTTGTGCGTGCAACCGAAGACCTTGGTCTGGGTGACGCTGGCGTCGACATCTATCGTCTGCGCAAGTTCCAGCGGTCGAACCAGAACACCTGCATCAACCAGCGTCCGCTGGTGAAAGTGGGTCAACAGGTATCGAAAGATGAAGTCATTGCCGATGGTCCGTCTACGGATATGGGTGAATTGGCTTTGGGTAAAAACGTGGTCGTCGCGTTTATGCCTTGGAATGGCTACAACTACGAAGACTCGATCCTGATTTCCGAGCGCATCGCGCGTGACGACGTTTTCACTTCGGTGCACATCGAAGAATTCGAAGTTGCGGCCCGTGACACGAAGCTTGGGCCGGAGGAAATCACTCGCGACATTCCAAACGTCGGTGAAGAAGCGCTGCGCAACCTCGACGAGGCTGGCATCGTTTACATCGGTGCGGATGTAGAGCCGGGCGATATTCTGGTTGGTAAGATCACACCGAAGGGCGAAAGCCCGATGACGCCGGAAGAAAAACTTCTGCGCGCCATCTTCGGTGAAAAAGCATCGGACGTTCGTGACACCTCGCTGCGTGTAAAGCCGGGCGACTTCGGCACGGTTGTCGAAGTGCGCGTCTTTAACCGCCACGGTGTGGAAAAAGACGAACGTGCCCTGCAGATCGAACGGGAAGAGGTCGAAAGCCTTGCCCGTGACCGCGACGACGAGCTGCACATTCTGGAGCGCAACATCTATGCGCGCCTGCGCAGCATGATCGAAGGCAAGGTTGCGGTGAAGGGGCCGAAAGGCGTCAAAGCCGGATCGAAAATCAATGACGAGCTTCTGGAAAGCCTGAGCCGCGGCCAGTGGTGGCAGCTTGCGCTGGAAGACGAAGATGATGCCAAGATCGTCGAAGCCCTGAACGACCAGTTCGAAGCACAGAAACGTGCGCTCGATGCTCGTTTTGAAGACAAAGTGGAAAAAGTCCGTCGTGGCGACGATCTGCCGCCGGGCGTCATGAAGATGGTCAAAGTCTTCGTCGCCGTGAAGCGCAAGCTTCAGCCGGGTGACAAGATGGCCGGTCGTCACGGGAACAAAGGTGTTATTTCCAAGGTTGTACCGATGGAAGACATGCCGTTCCTTGCGGATGGTACCCCGGTCGACTTCTGCCTGAACCCACTAGGTGTGCCGTCGCGTATGAACGTTGGTCAGATTCTTGAAACCCACATGGGTTGGGCCGCGCGCGGTCTGGGTCTGAACATCGACGACGCGCTGGGTGAATACCGCCGTTCTGGCGATCTGACCCCGGTTCGCGAAGCGATGCGCATCGCTTATGGCGACGATGTCTATGAAGAAGGCATTGCCGGCATGGACGAAGACACGCTGGTCGATGCCGCTGGCAACGTGACCCGCGGTGTGCCGATCGCAACGCCCGTCTTTGACGGCGCGAAAGAGGCTGACGTAAACGACGCGTTGACCCGCGCGGGTTTCGACACTTCGGGCCAATCGGTGCTGTTTGATGGTCGCACGGGCGAGCAGTTCTCGCGCAAAGTGACGGTGGGTGTGAAATACCTGCTGAAACTGCACCACCTTGTGGACGATAAAATCCACGCGCGGTCGACCGGTCCGTACTCGCTTGTTACTCAGCAGCCGCTGGGTGGTAAGGCGCAGTTCGGTGGTCAGCGCTTCGGTGAGATGGAGGTCTGGGCCCTTGAAGCGTATGGCGCTGCCTACACGCTGCAGGAAATGCTCACGGTCAAATCGGATGACGTTGCCGGACGGACGAAAGTCTATGAAAGCATCGTCAAAGGCGAGGACAATTTCGAAGCCGGCGTGCCGGAATCGTTCAACGTGCTTGTCAAAGAAGTCCGCGGCCTCGGCCTTAACATGGAACTCCTGGATGCGGAGGGCGAGGAGTAA
- a CDS encoding DMT family transporter: MPVSDNMKGAALMSGSMAGYTFNDACLKAMSGDLPLSQVVFLRGIVTCILLFGLGLALRKLTFRLGAREWKLMFLRSLAEMGATYCFLSALFNMPIANVTAVLQALPLTIALAAWVFLGEPLGWRRLLAILVGFLGVILIVKPGGDGFTAWSVYALFAVGFITFRDLVVRKMSRDTPSMTVALVAAVMITFVFGCASLGVEWAPVSPKNWGLLLLSAVFIFLGYLFAVMVMRVGDIGFVAPFRYTGLIWALLIGLVAFGEWPDAMTFAGAVIVVATGLFTLVRERQLARRSRAPALP; the protein is encoded by the coding sequence ATGCCAGTTTCAGACAACATGAAAGGCGCTGCGCTGATGTCTGGCTCGATGGCGGGCTATACGTTCAACGACGCCTGTTTGAAAGCAATGTCGGGGGACCTTCCGCTGTCACAGGTGGTCTTTCTGCGCGGTATAGTGACATGCATCCTGCTGTTTGGTCTGGGCTTGGCCCTTCGCAAGCTGACATTCCGGCTTGGCGCGCGTGAATGGAAACTGATGTTCTTGCGGTCTCTTGCCGAGATGGGCGCCACCTATTGCTTTCTAAGCGCCCTGTTCAACATGCCGATTGCCAACGTAACAGCCGTTTTGCAAGCGCTGCCGCTGACAATTGCCTTGGCGGCCTGGGTGTTTCTGGGCGAACCGCTGGGATGGCGTCGACTGCTTGCCATTCTGGTCGGCTTCCTCGGCGTGATCCTGATTGTCAAACCTGGTGGTGACGGGTTCACAGCGTGGTCTGTTTACGCGTTGTTCGCTGTTGGATTCATCACCTTTCGTGACCTCGTGGTGCGCAAGATGTCGCGCGACACGCCGTCCATGACGGTGGCTCTGGTAGCGGCTGTAATGATCACATTCGTCTTTGGCTGCGCGTCGCTGGGCGTCGAGTGGGCGCCGGTCTCACCAAAAAATTGGGGGCTTTTGCTTCTGTCGGCTGTGTTTATCTTCCTTGGTTATCTTTTTGCAGTGATGGTTATGCGGGTGGGTGACATCGGCTTTGTCGCACCCTTCAGATACACCGGGCTGATCTGGGCGCTTCTTATCGGGTTGGTCGCCTTTGGTGAATGGCCGGATGCCATGACCTTTGCGGGGGCGGTCATCGTGGTCGCAACAGGCCTGTTCACATTGGTTCGGGAACGGCAGCTCGCGCGGCGTTCAAGAGCGCCTGCATTGCCTTAA
- the rpsL gene encoding 30S ribosomal protein S12 has product MPTIQQLIRKPRQPKVKRSKSMHLESCPQKRGVCTRVYTTTPKKPNSAMRKVAKVRLTNGFEVISYIGGESHNLQEHSVVLIRGGRVKDLPGVRYHILRGVLDTQGVKDRKQRRSKYGAKRPK; this is encoded by the coding sequence ATGCCAACGATTCAACAGCTGATCCGCAAACCGCGCCAGCCTAAAGTAAAACGCTCCAAGTCTATGCACCTGGAGTCCTGCCCGCAGAAACGTGGCGTTTGCACGCGCGTTTATACAACAACACCGAAAAAGCCGAACTCGGCCATGCGTAAGGTTGCCAAAGTGCGCCTGACCAATGGTTTCGAGGTCATCAGCTATATCGGCGGCGAAAGTCACAACCTTCAGGAGCACTCGGTGGTTCTGATCCGTGGCGGTCGTGTAAAAGACCTTCCGGGTGTGCGTTACCACATCCTTCGCGGTGTTCTGGATACTCAGGGCGTCAAAGACCGTAAGCAACGCCGTTCGAAATACGGCGCCAAGCGTCCGAAGTAA
- the rplL gene encoding 50S ribosomal protein L7/L12, translating into MADLKKLAEEIVGLTLLEAQELKTILKDEYGIEPAAGGAVMMAGPAGDAGAAAEEKTEFDVVLKNAGASKINVIKEVRGITGLGLKEAKELVEAGGKIKEGVDKAEAEDVKAKLEAAGAEVELA; encoded by the coding sequence ATGGCTGATCTGAAAAAACTTGCTGAAGAGATCGTGGGTCTGACCCTTCTCGAAGCACAAGAACTGAAAACCATCCTCAAAGACGAGTATGGCATCGAGCCCGCCGCTGGCGGCGCAGTGATGATGGCTGGTCCTGCTGGCGACGCTGGCGCAGCTGCTGAAGAGAAAACCGAGTTCGACGTCGTTCTGAAGAACGCTGGCGCTTCGAAAATCAACGTCATCAAAGAAGTTCGCGGCATCACCGGTCTTGGCCTGAAAGAAGCCAAAGAACTGGTCGAAGCTGGCGGCAAGATCAAAGAAGGCGTGGACAAAGCCGAAGCAGAAGACGTCAAAGCCAAGCTGGAAGCAGCTGGCGCTGAAGTCGAGCTGGCCTAA
- the rpoC gene encoding DNA-directed RNA polymerase subunit beta' yields the protein MNQELTTNPFNPLAAPKTFDEIKVSLASPERILSWSYGEIKKPETINYRTFKPERDGLFCARIFGPVKDYECLCGKYKRMKYRGVVCEKCGVEVTLQKVRRERMGHIELAAPVAHIWFLKSLPSRIGLMLDMTLRDLERILYFENYVVIEPGLTDLTYGQLMTEEEFMDAQDTFGMDAFTANIGAEAIREMLSAIDLEAEAEQLRADLAEATGELKPKKIIKRLKIVESFIESGNRPEWMIMTVIPVIPPELRPLVPLDGGRFATSDLNDLYRRVINRNNRLKRLIELRAPDIIVRNEKRMLQESVDALFDNGRRGRVITGANKRPLKSLSDMLKGKQGRFRQNLLGKRVDFSGRSVIVTGPELKLHQCGLPKKMALELFKPFIYSRLEAKGLSSTVKQAKKLVEKERPEVWDILDEVIREHPVMLNRAPTLHRLGIQAFEPVLIEGKAIQLHPLVCSAFNADFDGDQMAVHVPLSLEAQLEARVLMMSTNNVLSPANGAPIIVPSQDMILGLYYISMEREGMKGEGMAFADVDEVQHALDAGEVHLHAKIQARMKQIDEEGNEVTVRFDTTPGRIRLGALLPLNAKAPFELVNRLLRKKEVQQVIDTVYRYCGQKESVIFCDQIMSVGFKEAFKAGISFGKDDMVIPDSKWPIVDETRDQVKGFEQQYMDGLITLGEKYNKVVDAWSKCNDKVTDAMMDTISSSKRDENGAEAEPNSVYMMAHSGARGSVTQMKQLGGMRGLMAKPSGEIIETPIISNFKEGLTVLEYFNSTHGARKGLSDTALKTANSGYLTRRLVDVAQDCIVRMVDCGTENSITAEAAVNDGEVVASLGERVLGRVAAEDVLVPGTEEVIVAKNELIDERKADEIENSGVATVRMRSPLTCEAEEGVCANCYGRDLARGTRVNTGEAVGIIAAQSIGEPGTQLTMRTFHIGGVAQGGQQSFQEASQGGKVEYRNASVLENRDGEIVVMGRNTVLAIIDENGAERATFKLGYGTKLHVKDGAKVGRGDKLFEWDPYTLPMIAEKDGTVKFVDLISGISVRDETDDATGMTQKIVTDWRSAPKGNELKPEVILVGEDGEPVRNDAGNPVTYTMSVDAILSIEEGSNVQAGDVIARIPREGAKTKDITGGLPRVAELFEARRPKDHAIIAEIDGYVRFGRDYKNKRRISIEPADESMEPVEYMVPKGKHIPVAEGDFIQKGEYLMDGNPAPHDILSIMGVEALADYMIDEVQDVYRLQGVKINDKHIEVIVRQMLQKWEILDSGETTLLKGEHVDKAEFEAANEKAAAEGRRLASGEPILLGITKASLQTRSFISAASFQETTRVLTEASVQGKRDKLVGLKENVIVGRLIPAGTGGATQRVRQVAHARDLKVIEEARAEAEKAAALAAPADDVFGDVTEDDSGLVETPEFGGSEQP from the coding sequence ATGAACCAGGAACTGACAACAAACCCGTTCAACCCGCTGGCGGCCCCAAAAACCTTTGATGAAATCAAAGTGTCGCTGGCCAGCCCGGAACGGATTCTTTCGTGGTCGTACGGCGAGATCAAGAAGCCCGAGACCATCAACTACCGCACGTTCAAACCCGAACGCGACGGTCTGTTCTGTGCCCGTATCTTTGGCCCCGTCAAAGACTACGAATGCCTGTGCGGTAAATATAAGCGCATGAAGTATCGCGGCGTTGTCTGCGAGAAATGTGGTGTGGAAGTTACCCTTCAGAAAGTACGCCGCGAGCGTATGGGCCATATCGAGCTGGCAGCCCCTGTCGCTCACATCTGGTTCCTGAAGTCGCTGCCATCGCGCATCGGCCTGATGCTGGACATGACGCTTCGTGATCTGGAACGTATCCTCTATTTCGAAAACTACGTTGTGATCGAACCGGGCCTGACGGACCTCACCTACGGTCAGTTGATGACCGAAGAAGAGTTTATGGACGCCCAAGACACCTTCGGCATGGACGCCTTCACCGCCAACATTGGTGCTGAAGCCATCCGTGAAATGCTGTCGGCGATTGATCTTGAAGCCGAAGCCGAACAGCTGCGTGCTGATCTGGCCGAAGCGACGGGCGAGTTGAAACCCAAGAAGATTATCAAGCGTCTGAAGATCGTTGAATCGTTCATTGAATCGGGCAACCGCCCGGAATGGATGATCATGACCGTTATCCCGGTTATCCCGCCCGAGTTGCGCCCGCTGGTGCCGCTGGATGGTGGTCGTTTCGCGACCTCGGATCTGAACGATCTGTATCGCCGCGTGATCAACCGGAACAACCGTCTGAAGCGTCTGATCGAACTGCGTGCACCTGACATCATCGTCCGCAACGAAAAGCGGATGCTGCAAGAGTCGGTTGACGCTCTGTTTGACAACGGCCGTCGTGGCCGCGTCATCACGGGGGCCAACAAGCGCCCGCTGAAGTCGCTCAGCGACATGCTGAAAGGTAAGCAAGGTCGCTTCCGTCAGAACCTTTTGGGTAAACGCGTCGACTTCTCGGGTCGTTCGGTCATTGTGACTGGCCCCGAGTTGAAGTTGCACCAATGTGGTCTGCCGAAAAAGATGGCTCTGGAGCTATTCAAGCCCTTCATCTACTCGCGCCTCGAAGCCAAAGGCCTGTCTTCCACGGTGAAGCAAGCCAAGAAACTGGTGGAAAAAGAGCGTCCCGAAGTTTGGGACATCCTGGACGAAGTGATCCGCGAACACCCCGTCATGCTGAACCGTGCACCGACGTTGCACCGTCTTGGCATTCAGGCGTTCGAACCGGTTCTGATCGAAGGGAAAGCCATCCAGCTGCATCCGCTCGTTTGTTCGGCCTTTAACGCCGACTTTGACGGTGACCAAATGGCTGTTCACGTGCCGCTCTCGTTGGAAGCCCAGCTGGAAGCACGTGTTCTGATGATGTCGACGAACAACGTTCTGTCGCCAGCAAACGGCGCGCCGATTATCGTTCCGTCGCAGGATATGATCCTGGGTCTTTACTACATCTCGATGGAACGTGAAGGCATGAAGGGTGAAGGTATGGCCTTCGCTGACGTTGACGAAGTACAGCACGCGCTGGACGCTGGCGAAGTGCATCTGCACGCCAAGATTCAGGCCCGAATGAAGCAGATCGACGAGGAAGGTAACGAAGTGACGGTTCGCTTCGACACCACGCCGGGTCGTATTCGTTTGGGTGCCCTTCTGCCGCTGAATGCGAAAGCGCCGTTTGAACTGGTGAACCGTCTTCTGCGGAAGAAAGAGGTGCAGCAGGTCATCGACACCGTTTATCGGTATTGCGGTCAGAAAGAGAGCGTCATCTTCTGTGACCAGATCATGTCTGTGGGCTTCAAAGAAGCGTTCAAGGCTGGCATCTCGTTCGGCAAGGATGACATGGTTATCCCGGACAGCAAATGGCCGATCGTGGACGAAACCCGCGATCAGGTGAAAGGGTTCGAACAGCAGTATATGGACGGCCTGATCACACTGGGCGAGAAGTACAACAAAGTGGTTGATGCTTGGTCGAAGTGTAACGACAAAGTCACTGACGCCATGATGGACACGATCTCGTCTTCCAAGCGTGACGAGAACGGGGCCGAAGCGGAACCGAACTCGGTCTATATGATGGCCCACTCCGGTGCGCGTGGTTCTGTCACTCAGATGAAACAGCTGGGCGGCATGCGTGGCCTGATGGCGAAACCTTCGGGCGAGATTATCGAAACGCCGATCATCTCGAACTTTAAAGAAGGTCTGACCGTGCTTGAGTACTTCAACTCGACCCACGGTGCCCGTAAGGGTCTGTCGGATACTGCTCTGAAAACCGCGAACTCGGGTTATCTGACACGTCGTCTGGTTGACGTGGCACAGGACTGCATCGTCCGTATGGTCGATTGTGGCACCGAGAATTCGATCACTGCAGAAGCAGCGGTCAATGACGGTGAAGTTGTTGCGTCGCTGGGCGAACGTGTTCTGGGCCGCGTGGCCGCCGAGGACGTTCTGGTTCCTGGCACCGAAGAGGTGATCGTCGCCAAGAACGAACTGATCGACGAGCGTAAAGCGGACGAGATCGAGAACTCGGGCGTTGCAACTGTGCGTATGCGCAGCCCGCTGACCTGTGAAGCCGAAGAAGGCGTGTGCGCCAACTGTTATGGTCGTGACCTTGCGCGCGGTACGCGTGTAAACACTGGCGAAGCCGTTGGCATTATTGCGGCGCAGTCGATCGGTGAACCTGGCACACAGTTGACGATGCGGACTTTCCACATCGGCGGTGTTGCGCAAGGTGGTCAGCAGTCGTTCCAAGAAGCAAGCCAGGGCGGTAAGGTCGAATACCGCAATGCAAGCGTTCTGGAAAACCGCGATGGTGAAATTGTTGTCATGGGCCGTAACACGGTGCTGGCAATCATCGACGAGAATGGCGCGGAGCGTGCCACATTCAAACTGGGCTATGGCACCAAACTGCACGTCAAAGACGGCGCAAAAGTGGGTCGTGGCGACAAACTGTTTGAATGGGATCCCTACACTCTGCCAATGATCGCCGAGAAAGACGGGACGGTTAAATTCGTTGATCTGATCAGCGGCATCTCTGTCCGTGACGAAACCGATGATGCAACTGGCATGACCCAGAAGATCGTCACGGACTGGCGTTCAGCCCCGAAAGGCAATGAACTGAAGCCCGAGGTGATCCTGGTTGGTGAAGATGGCGAGCCTGTGCGCAATGACGCTGGTAACCCTGTGACCTATACCATGTCGGTTGATGCCATTCTGTCGATCGAAGAAGGGTCGAATGTTCAGGCTGGTGACGTTATCGCGCGGATCCCGCGTGAAGGCGCCAAGACCAAGGACATCACCGGTGGTCTGCCGCGAGTGGCCGAATTGTTCGAAGCCCGTCGTCCGAAAGATCACGCGATCATCGCCGAAATCGATGGTTACGTGCGCTTTGGCCGCGATTACAAGAACAAGCGTCGCATCTCGATCGAGCCGGCCGATGAAAGCATGGAGCCCGTCGAATACATGGTGCCAAAGGGCAAGCACATTCCGGTTGCGGAAGGTGACTTCATCCAGAAGGGCGAATACCTCATGGACGGCAACCCCGCGCCACATGACATCCTGTCCATCATGGGTGTCGAAGCGCTGGCTGACTACATGATCGACGAGGTTCAGGACGTCTATCGCCTGCAAGGTGTTAAGATCAACGACAAGCACATCGAGGTGATCGTTCGCCAGATGCTGCAAAAGTGGGAGATTTTGGACTCTGGCGAAACAACGCTTCTGAAAGGCGAGCATGTCGACAAGGCTGAGTTCGAAGCTGCAAATGAAAAAGCAGCTGCCGAAGGTCGTCGTCTGGCTTCGGGTGAGCCGATCCTGCTGGGGATCACCAAGGCTTCGTTGCAGACACGGTCGTTCATCTCGGCGGCATCGTTCCAAGAGACAACCCGCGTACTGACCGAGGCGTCTGTCCAAGGTAAGCGCGACAAACTGGTTGGCCTTAAGGAAAACGTCATCGTTGGGCGCTTGATCCCGGCGGGTACTGGTGGGGCAACCCAACGTGTGCGTCAGGTCGCTCATGCGCGTGATCTGAAGGTCATTGAAGAAGCGCGTGCCGAAGCTGAAAAGGCAGCGGCACTTGCTGCACCTGCCGATGATGTTTTCGGAGACGTGACCGAGGACGACAGCGGGTTGGTCGAAACGCCAGAGTTCGGCGGATCAGAACAACCCTGA
- the rplJ gene encoding 50S ribosomal protein L10, which translates to MDRAQKEKVVEELGQIFESSGVVVVAHYAGLTVAEMQDLRSQMREAGGSVRVAKNKLAKIALEDKSVASIAELLSGMTVLAYSEDPVAAAKVMDKYAKDNEKLVILGGAMGETTLDLAGIKAVAAMPSRDELIASIVGCIGAPAANIAGAIGAPASNIASILSTIEDKAA; encoded by the coding sequence GTGGATAGAGCCCAGAAAGAGAAAGTGGTCGAGGAACTCGGCCAGATCTTCGAAAGCTCTGGCGTAGTAGTGGTTGCCCACTACGCGGGTCTCACGGTTGCCGAGATGCAGGACCTGCGTTCGCAAATGCGCGAAGCTGGCGGGTCGGTGCGTGTTGCCAAGAACAAGCTCGCCAAAATCGCCTTGGAAGACAAGTCGGTCGCTTCGATCGCTGAGCTTCTTTCGGGCATGACTGTTCTTGCCTATTCCGAAGACCCTGTGGCTGCGGCCAAGGTCATGGATAAGTACGCCAAAGATAACGAGAAGCTCGTGATCCTTGGTGGTGCTATGGGCGAGACCACTCTGGATCTGGCCGGTATCAAAGCCGTTGCCGCCATGCCGTCACGTGACGAGCTTATTGCTTCGATCGTTGGCTGTATTGGTGCACCTGCTGCGAACATTGCCGGGGCCATTGGCGCGCCTGCTTCGAACATCGCATCCATCTTGTCCACAATCGAGGACAAGGCTGCTTAA